The following coding sequences lie in one Sorghum bicolor cultivar BTx623 chromosome 6, Sorghum_bicolor_NCBIv3, whole genome shotgun sequence genomic window:
- the LOC110436425 gene encoding uncharacterized protein LOC110436425, whose product MGDADSDPIKKLTDAIRELQTTVAANAQAIAAITADRSSHSDSKQFPYEHHNDRPPRFQKMDFPKYDGTKDPLIFLNRCESYFHQQRIMEEEKVWMASYNLDDEAQLWYMQVQTDEGTPSWRRFSELLNLRFGPPLRSAPLFELADCRRTSTVAEYQGRFQALLPRAGTLDELQRVQLFTGGLLPPLSLAVQVHNPQSLAVAMSLARQMELMEQYTAAPPQPTVRGLLPAPAPRLALPAPKAPAPNVTVEGRPVKRLNQTEQDEHRRLGLCFNCDEKYSQGHNKDCKRLFLLDSLIEDDDDAPSEEPADAEAPVFSLHAVAGVPSNNTLLLRVALGAASLVALVDTGSSHNFIGEAAASRTGLPIQPRPRLTATVANGERVPCPGFLRQAAISIEGMAFHVDLYVMPLAGYDMVLGTQWMATLGRIAWDFAAGTMVFHQQGRDICWHSVESRSAPAAASITAARPARSGGATPSDATAATSPGDRPLLDDILTSFADVFAEPSGLPPQRGRAHSIHLLPGAAPVAVRPYR is encoded by the coding sequence ATGGGTGACGCCGACTCTGATCCGATCAAGAAGCTCACCGATGCCATCCGCGAGTTGCAGACCACTGTCGCGGCCAACGCCCAGGCCATAGCCGCCATCACGGCCGACCGCTCCTCGCACTCCGACTCCAAGCAGTTCCCGTACGAGCATCACAATGACCGCCCGCCAAGGTTCCAGAAGATGGACTTCCCCAAGTATGATGGCACCAAGGACCCCCTCATCTTCCTCAATCGTTGCGAGTCGTACTTCCACCAGCAGAGGATcatggaggaggagaaggtgtgGATGGCCTCGTACAACCTTGACGACGAGGCGCAGCTTTGGTACATGCAGGTGCAGACGGATGAGGGCACACCATCCTGGCGCCGCTTCTCCGAGCTCCTCAATCTGCGGTTCGGGCCACCCCTACGGTCTGCCCCCCTCTTTGAGCTCGCCGACTGCCGCCGCACGAGCACCGTCGCTGAATACCAGGGCCGGTTTCAGGCGCTTCTACCCCGCGCCGGCACCCTAGATGAACTGCAACGCGTGCAGCTGTTCACTGGGGGGCTGCTACCACCGCTCAGCCTCGCGGTACAAGTCCACAACCCCCAGTCCTTGGCGGTAGCCATGAGTCTGGCACGACAGATGGAACTCATGGAGCAGTACACGGCGGCGCCCCCCCAACCAACGGTTCGCGGACTCCTCCCGGCACCAGCACCGCGCCTCGCCCTTCCTGCTCCCAAAGCACCGGCGCCCAATGTCACCGTCGAAGGCCGTCCCGTGAAGCGCCTCAATCAGACCGAGCAGGATGAACACCGCCGCCTGGGCTTGTGCTTTAACTGTGATGAAAAGTACAGCCAGGGCCACAATAAGGATTGCAAACGTTTGTTCCTGCTGGACAGCTTgatcgaggacgacgacgacgcaccCAGCGAGGAGCCAGCCGATGCCGAGGCCCCGGTGTTCTCCCTCCACGCGGTGGCTGGCGTCCCCAGCAATAATACGCTGCTGCTCCGCGTGGCCCTGGGTGCAGCCTCCCTCGTCGCGCTCGTCGACACCGGGTCCAGCCACAACTTCATCGGCGAGGCAGCGGCGTCACGCACAGGGCTACCCATCCAGCCGCGCCCTCGCCTTACGGCCACGGTGGCAAATGGCGAGAGGGTGCCCTGCCCCGGCTTTCTCCGGCAGGCGGCCATCTCCATCGAGGGCATGGCGTTCCACGTCGACTTGTACGTCATGCCCTTGGCGGGGTACGACATGGTCTTGGGCACCCAGTGGATGGCCACCCTGGGGCGGATCGCCTGGGACTTTGCTGCGGGGACCATGGTGTTCCACCAGCAGGGTCGGGACATTTGCTGGCACAGCGTGGAGTCGCGTTCGGCACCAGCAGCAGCGAGCATCACGGCCGCCAGACCGGCCAGATCAGGGGGTGCCACACCGTCGGACGCCACGGCTGCTACGTCACCTGGGGATCGCCCTCTGCTCGACGACATCCTCACCTCCTTCGCCGATGTGTTCGCGGAGCCCTCTGGCCTGCCTCCCCAGCGCGGCCGCGCCCACTCCATCCACCTGCTTCCTGGGGCAGCACCGGTGGCCGTTCGTCCGTACCGCTAA